One stretch of Deltaproteobacteria bacterium DNA includes these proteins:
- a CDS encoding aminopeptidase P family protein, with translation MSKKNSPTRLIYADSESDSNLYYAAQFLVPDPVFYLEHHRKKTLFLSDLELDRGKKEALVDKVISLSALEKQFSKSNRQKPKLVELIALYLKKLRIRKLLLPQTFPAALAFALKKRGFKIEFGPDPFYESRMIKTDFEKKSIARAQTLTGLAIQEAYKVLRTSKIKGNRIYYQGKPLTSERLKDVIQIYLLKNGCLAQNTIVACGNQGVGPHCRGSGPIYPNLPIIFDVFPRHIQTRYHGDMTRTVVKGHASEKLKKQWHTVRDAQEKAITQVKAGIDGKKIHDGIMQNFEAQGFKTGNFKGRIQGFFHSTGHGIGLDIHEPPRVSQKSHILRAGEVVTIEPGLYYHGIGGVRIEDIVYVKKNGKEALGACPKILEIP, from the coding sequence ATGAGTAAAAAAAATTCCCCCACGCGTTTGATTTACGCCGATAGCGAATCCGACAGCAATTTATATTATGCCGCACAATTTTTAGTGCCAGACCCTGTCTTTTATTTAGAACATCACAGAAAAAAGACGCTGTTTTTAAGCGATCTTGAATTAGACCGTGGCAAAAAAGAAGCCTTAGTCGACAAAGTCATTTCACTTTCTGCTTTAGAAAAACAATTTTCAAAATCAAATCGGCAAAAACCTAAGTTGGTAGAACTCATTGCCCTTTACCTTAAAAAATTACGCATTCGAAAGCTCCTGCTGCCCCAAACATTTCCTGCCGCCTTAGCTTTTGCTTTAAAAAAGCGTGGTTTCAAAATCGAATTTGGGCCTGACCCCTTTTATGAAAGCAGGATGATTAAAACTGATTTTGAAAAAAAATCGATTGCTCGCGCCCAAACCCTAACGGGATTGGCCATTCAAGAAGCCTATAAAGTTTTGCGCACTAGCAAAATTAAGGGCAATCGCATTTATTACCAAGGGAAGCCCTTAACCAGCGAACGGCTCAAAGATGTTATTCAAATCTATTTATTAAAAAACGGTTGCCTGGCCCAAAATACTATTGTGGCTTGCGGCAACCAGGGGGTTGGCCCGCATTGTCGTGGTTCTGGCCCCATCTATCCTAACCTGCCCATTATTTTTGATGTGTTTCCTCGGCACATTCAGACCCGGTACCATGGCGACATGACCCGCACCGTAGTTAAGGGCCACGCTTCTGAAAAATTAAAAAAGCAATGGCATACCGTTCGCGATGCCCAAGAAAAAGCGATCACCCAGGTAAAAGCAGGCATAGATGGCAAAAAGATTCACGATGGTATTATGCAAAATTTTGAAGCCCAAGGATTTAAGACTGGAAATTTCAAGGGTCGCATACAAGGTTTCTTTCACAGCACTGGCCATGGCATCGGGCTCGATATTCACGAGCCACCTCGAGTTTCACAAAAGTCTCATATTTTAAGAGCAGGCGAAGTGGTCACCATTGAGCCAGGGCTTTATTATCATGGTATTGGCGGCGTGCGCATTGAAGACATTGTGTATGTGAAAAAAAATGGCAAAGAGGCACTAGGCGCTTGCCCCAAAATCTTAGAAATCCCTTAA
- a CDS encoding type II toxin-antitoxin system PemK/MazF family toxin, with translation MERGSVYWVNLEPSNPPELGKVRPAIVVSNATHNLALPSVVVIPLSSKKPQIWPLRVSVRLSNLKESFAIIPGIRQVSKIRLQNLIGYLSKGDLKAVDDALQTYLRD, from the coding sequence ATGGAGAGGGGGAGTGTTTATTGGGTTAATCTTGAACCATCCAATCCGCCTGAACTTGGTAAAGTGAGGCCTGCTATTGTTGTGTCGAATGCCACCCATAACTTGGCGCTACCAAGTGTAGTGGTTATTCCACTTTCTTCAAAAAAGCCTCAAATCTGGCCGCTGCGAGTTTCTGTTCGCCTATCCAATCTTAAAGAATCCTTCGCTATTATTCCCGGGATTCGGCAAGTTAGTAAAATACGTCTACAAAATTTAATCGGCTATTTATCAAAAGGTGATTTAAAGGCAGTGGATGATGCTTTGCAGACCTACCTTCGTGATTGA
- a CDS encoding aldehyde dehydrogenase: protein MNQKIRNYQMYINGEFVESASKERAESRCPGDNEVIGTFPHGNEKDVDLAVAAAKAAFDNPEWSDVKNSVNRGRLLREIGQKLRDQIDKFAEIESLDSGKTITESSLIDVHQAADTFEYFADLSTSITGTVLPVPANVLDFTLREPLGVCGSISAWNFPIIFAAWKIAPALAAGNTVVYKPAELTSLSTLELTKIFDEVHLPAGVVNVVTGSGSRVGNAIASHPNIAKVSFTGSTKIGKMVQKAASDTLKKVTLELGGKSPNIVFDDASIDDAVSGSLNAIFFNAGECCIAGTRLLLHEAIYDKFLEKLVTRAKKIKVGHPLDWEARMGAIANRVQFEKIMEYIQWAKAQKYKILCGGDQPKPLPHPQGFYINPTIIEVPDNQSKLCQEEIFGPVLSVLKFSNEEEAVQIANDTPYGLASAVWTQNIKRGLRMAKKIKAGQVWINQYLTLSPLAPHGGYKQSGYGKDLSRYCLEEYTQIKNVYVDLEEGEYICLYE, encoded by the coding sequence ATGAATCAAAAAATTCGAAACTATCAAATGTATATTAATGGTGAATTTGTCGAATCGGCTTCTAAAGAGCGCGCTGAAAGCCGCTGCCCAGGGGATAATGAAGTTATTGGCACCTTCCCCCATGGCAATGAAAAAGACGTTGATCTAGCCGTAGCAGCAGCAAAGGCGGCCTTTGATAATCCCGAATGGTCGGATGTTAAAAATTCAGTTAATCGTGGCAGGTTATTACGCGAGATTGGGCAAAAATTGCGCGACCAAATTGATAAGTTTGCTGAAATTGAAAGCCTCGACAGTGGCAAAACCATTACAGAGTCTAGCCTCATCGATGTTCATCAAGCCGCTGACACCTTTGAATACTTTGCTGACTTAAGCACGAGCATCACTGGCACCGTGTTACCTGTGCCCGCCAATGTTCTAGATTTTACCTTACGTGAACCGTTGGGGGTTTGCGGTAGCATTTCCGCTTGGAATTTTCCCATCATCTTTGCAGCCTGGAAAATAGCCCCCGCCCTGGCTGCCGGTAATACTGTAGTTTACAAGCCCGCTGAACTCACTTCGCTTTCTACCCTTGAGCTCACTAAAATCTTTGACGAAGTTCACCTACCCGCGGGTGTGGTTAATGTTGTCACCGGGAGTGGTTCAAGGGTGGGCAATGCCATTGCTAGCCACCCTAATATTGCTAAAGTTTCTTTTACCGGTTCAACCAAAATTGGCAAAATGGTTCAGAAAGCTGCCAGTGACACGTTAAAAAAAGTTACTTTGGAATTAGGTGGCAAAAGCCCCAACATTGTTTTTGATGACGCCTCTATTGATGACGCCGTCAGCGGTAGCCTCAATGCCATCTTCTTTAATGCTGGTGAATGCTGCATTGCCGGCACGAGGCTTCTTTTACACGAAGCCATTTATGACAAATTTTTAGAAAAACTTGTGACCCGGGCTAAAAAGATAAAAGTGGGCCACCCGCTTGATTGGGAGGCCCGCATGGGCGCCATTGCAAACCGCGTTCAGTTTGAAAAAATTATGGAATATATTCAATGGGCCAAAGCTCAAAAATACAAAATTTTATGCGGTGGTGACCAACCCAAACCTTTACCTCATCCTCAAGGGTTTTACATCAATCCTACGATCATTGAAGTCCCCGACAATCAAAGCAAGCTTTGCCAAGAAGAAATTTTCGGCCCGGTGTTAAGCGTGTTAAAATTTTCCAATGAAGAAGAAGCCGTGCAAATCGCCAACGACACACCTTATGGTTTAGCAAGTGCCGTATGGACCCAAAACATCAAACGGGGCTTACGTATGGCCAAAAAGATTAAAGCTGGCCAAGTGTGGATTAATCAATATCTAACGCTTTCTCCCTTGGCACCCCACGGTGGTTACAAACAAAGCGGCTATGGCAAAGACCTAAGCCGTTATTGCTTAGAAGAATACACCCAAATTAAAAATGTATATGTCGATTTAGAAGAGGGAGAATACATTTGCCTTTATGAGTAA
- the folD gene encoding bifunctional methylenetetrahydrofolate dehydrogenase/methenyltetrahydrofolate cyclohydrolase FolD — translation MATLIDGKILAQKFHEQIKEQVLALKAKHGIEPGLAVILVGDHPASQVYARNKIAACEKAGIKSFHHRFPLETPEEELLTLLQSLNQDPTVHGILVQLPLPAHLNTEKILDAIDPRKDVDGLHPVNLGFLIAGRQGPAPCTPLGVMKMLESIAYDLTGKQAVIVGRSNIVGKPMGLLLLAKNATVTFCHSKTKDLPVVIGQADVVVAAIGKPKFILGDWIKKGAVVIDVGINRVESNKLVGDVDFESCKKRASFITPVPGGVGPMTIAMLLHNTLQAAMSLRGT, via the coding sequence ATGGCTACTCTTATTGATGGTAAAATCTTAGCGCAAAAATTTCACGAACAAATTAAAGAGCAAGTGCTGGCTTTGAAAGCTAAGCATGGTATTGAGCCGGGGCTAGCGGTTATTTTGGTGGGGGATCATCCGGCAAGCCAAGTTTATGCGCGTAATAAAATTGCGGCTTGTGAAAAAGCGGGGATTAAAAGTTTTCATCATCGTTTTCCACTCGAAACCCCAGAAGAAGAATTGTTAACCCTGCTGCAATCTTTAAATCAGGACCCCACCGTGCATGGGATTTTAGTTCAATTGCCTCTGCCTGCCCATTTGAATACGGAAAAAATCTTAGATGCCATTGACCCGCGTAAAGATGTGGATGGTTTGCACCCTGTGAATTTAGGTTTTTTGATAGCCGGTAGGCAGGGGCCAGCGCCTTGCACGCCACTGGGTGTGATGAAAATGTTAGAAAGTATTGCTTATGATTTAACCGGCAAGCAGGCGGTGATTGTGGGGCGGAGTAATATTGTGGGCAAACCCATGGGGCTTTTGTTGCTGGCTAAAAATGCCACGGTCACCTTCTGCCATAGTAAAACCAAAGATTTGCCGGTGGTCATTGGGCAGGCTGATGTGGTGGTGGCAGCCATCGGCAAGCCAAAATTTATTTTGGGGGATTGGATTAAAAAAGGTGCGGTGGTGATTGATGTGGGGATTAATCGAGTTGAAAGCAACAAATTAGTAGGCGATGTAGATTTTGAAAGTTGCAAAAAGCGTGCAAGTTTTATTACTCCGGTGCCAGGTGGCGTGGGGCCTATGACGATTGCTATGCTTCTTCATAACACCTTACAGGCGGCGATGTCATTGCGAGGAACGTAA
- the gcvH gene encoding glycine cleavage system protein GcvH: MSYPEELFYTQEHEWLGLNGDIATLGITHYAQEQLGDIVFVELPAVGAKFQAGDSLGVVESTKSVSDIFIPIAGTVIEVNDPVVEEPSLVNEDAYGEGWLVKIKMDNPKSASKLMTSEQYQAFLEERS, encoded by the coding sequence GTGAGTTATCCAGAAGAATTGTTTTACACCCAAGAACATGAGTGGCTAGGTCTTAATGGAGATATTGCAACTTTAGGGATTACTCATTATGCGCAAGAACAATTGGGAGACATTGTCTTTGTTGAATTGCCTGCGGTGGGGGCTAAGTTTCAAGCCGGCGACTCCCTTGGAGTGGTTGAGTCGACGAAATCGGTGAGTGATATTTTTATTCCTATTGCTGGGACGGTGATTGAAGTGAATGATCCTGTGGTTGAAGAACCCAGTCTCGTTAATGAAGATGCTTATGGAGAAGGATGGTTGGTAAAAATTAAAATGGATAATCCCAAAAGTGCCAGTAAATTAATGACTAGCGAACAATACCAAGCCTTTTTGGAAGAACGATCTTAA
- the gcvPB gene encoding aminomethyl-transferring glycine dehydrogenase subunit GcvPB produces MVFEESLLFEKSSPGREGFSLIEEDLPQKIPLHGLESQLIRNESPLLPEVSEPMVVRHFTRLSQWNFSIDTGFYPLGSCTMKYNPRVNEEVARMSGFLKIHPYQPSETLQGALQLMYELEQYLAEISGMDAVTLQPAAGAQGEFTGLKLIRAYHQAKGNPRKKVLIPDTAHGTNPASSSLCGYEVVEIKSSRKGILAAEDVARLMNEEVAAIMITNPNTLGLFEENIGAIAEIVHSKGGFVYCDGANQNALVGQARVGDMGVDVLHFNLHKTFTTPHGGGGPGSGPVAVKNDLAPFLPVPRVVKKGKVYTVEYHAGESIGRVKSFFGNFGMLVRAYTYIREMGFEGLKLLSQMAVLNANYLRQALREDFFLPYDSVCMHECVFTDKWQNEQGVKTLDIAKRLMDYGFHPPTVYFPLVVAGSLMVEPTETESKETLDCFIAAMKAIAQEAKTAPEQLTSAPKLTALRRLDEVKAVRELKLVWKPSS; encoded by the coding sequence ATGGTATTTGAAGAGTCATTATTATTTGAAAAATCTTCGCCTGGGCGAGAAGGTTTTTCGCTCATTGAAGAAGATCTTCCACAAAAAATCCCATTGCATGGTTTAGAGTCGCAACTCATCCGTAACGAAAGCCCCTTATTACCCGAAGTCAGCGAACCCATGGTGGTGCGGCATTTCACGCGGCTTTCGCAGTGGAATTTTTCAATCGATACGGGTTTTTACCCCTTGGGTTCTTGCACCATGAAATACAATCCGCGGGTCAATGAAGAAGTGGCGAGGATGAGCGGTTTTTTGAAAATTCACCCTTATCAACCCTCGGAAACCCTGCAAGGGGCTCTGCAATTGATGTACGAGTTAGAACAATACTTAGCAGAGATTAGCGGCATGGATGCCGTGACCTTGCAACCCGCAGCGGGTGCGCAAGGGGAGTTTACGGGTTTAAAATTAATCCGAGCCTATCACCAGGCTAAAGGTAATCCTCGTAAAAAAGTTTTAATACCCGATACGGCCCATGGCACCAATCCGGCCAGTTCGAGTTTGTGTGGTTATGAAGTGGTTGAAATCAAAAGCAGCCGTAAAGGAATTTTGGCCGCGGAAGACGTCGCCCGTTTGATGAACGAAGAAGTCGCTGCGATTATGATTACCAACCCCAACACCTTAGGACTGTTTGAAGAAAATATAGGTGCTATTGCCGAAATAGTTCATAGCAAAGGGGGTTTTGTTTATTGTGATGGTGCCAATCAAAATGCGCTCGTGGGGCAGGCTAGGGTGGGGGATATGGGGGTGGATGTTTTGCATTTTAATTTACATAAAACTTTTACCACTCCCCATGGTGGGGGTGGGCCGGGTTCAGGCCCAGTAGCTGTAAAAAATGACCTGGCACCTTTTTTGCCGGTACCGAGAGTTGTTAAAAAAGGTAAGGTTTATACCGTTGAGTATCATGCCGGTGAGTCCATCGGCCGCGTCAAAAGTTTTTTTGGTAATTTTGGAATGTTGGTTCGAGCTTATACTTATATTCGAGAAATGGGTTTTGAAGGCTTAAAACTTTTGAGCCAAATGGCGGTGCTCAATGCCAACTACCTTCGCCAAGCCTTGCGCGAAGATTTTTTTCTCCCCTACGATAGTGTGTGTATGCACGAATGCGTATTTACCGATAAGTGGCAAAATGAACAAGGGGTGAAGACTTTGGATATTGCAAAACGTTTGATGGATTATGGGTTTCACCCTCCCACGGTTTATTTTCCTTTGGTGGTGGCTGGTAGCCTTATGGTCGAACCTACCGAAACAGAAAGTAAAGAAACCCTCGATTGTTTTATCGCGGCTATGAAGGCCATTGCGCAAGAGGCCAAAACTGCACCCGAGCAACTCACTTCAGCTCCAAAACTCACGGCCTTGCGTCGTTTAGACGAAGTCAAAGCTGTTCGAGAGCTTAAATTGGTGTGGAAACCCTCATCTTGA
- the gcvT gene encoding glycine cleavage system aminomethyltransferase GcvT yields the protein MKLTKTPLYDWHVKAGAKMAAFAGYAMPISYQGVLEEHKAVRERCGLFDVSHMGEFFLQGPDAVKILQHLFCNDVQSLKAGRAQYTLLLNEQGGVVDDLIYYRLGEDRFLICVNASNVEKDFQWMQQHFPKQSQASFKNESEAWALLALQGPKSVEVLKKLGSDFNDLAKSTVAEVKLGAIDCILACTGYTGEKGCEIFVKNSSALTLWQQLLEAGREFGIVPIGLGARDTLRLEMAYPLYGHELNDHTTPWEAGLAWVVKLNKEEFIGKPALLDAKAKGLKKLLKGFVMIEPGIAREGYRIFLNKQDCGVVTSGTWSPSLEQAVFLAYVENPSLQVSTEVFVDIRGKMKKAKCVSLPFI from the coding sequence ATGAAACTAACCAAGACCCCGCTTTATGATTGGCATGTAAAGGCTGGCGCGAAAATGGCGGCCTTTGCGGGCTATGCGATGCCTATTTCTTATCAAGGCGTGCTTGAAGAGCACAAGGCGGTGCGGGAGCGCTGTGGCCTATTTGATGTTTCTCATATGGGGGAATTCTTTTTGCAAGGGCCCGATGCTGTAAAAATATTGCAGCATTTATTTTGTAATGATGTGCAATCGTTAAAAGCGGGGCGGGCGCAATATACTCTTTTGCTTAATGAACAAGGCGGGGTGGTGGATGATCTTATTTATTATAGGTTGGGAGAAGACCGGTTTTTAATTTGTGTCAATGCCTCTAACGTTGAAAAAGATTTTCAATGGATGCAGCAACATTTTCCCAAGCAGAGCCAAGCTAGCTTTAAAAACGAAAGCGAAGCTTGGGCACTCTTAGCTTTGCAAGGGCCTAAGAGTGTAGAGGTTTTAAAAAAGTTAGGATCTGACTTTAATGATTTAGCAAAATCAACCGTGGCTGAAGTAAAATTAGGTGCGATCGATTGTATTTTAGCGTGCACGGGTTATACCGGTGAGAAGGGTTGTGAGATTTTTGTCAAAAATTCTAGCGCTCTTACGTTATGGCAACAATTGTTAGAGGCTGGGCGTGAATTTGGGATTGTGCCCATTGGCTTGGGGGCGCGCGATACCTTGCGCCTAGAAATGGCTTATCCACTTTATGGCCATGAGTTGAATGATCACACCACTCCCTGGGAGGCGGGCCTTGCTTGGGTGGTCAAACTCAACAAAGAAGAATTTATTGGCAAACCAGCACTGTTAGACGCAAAAGCTAAAGGGTTAAAAAAACTATTAAAAGGTTTCGTAATGATTGAGCCGGGGATCGCAAGAGAAGGTTATCGCATTTTCCTTAACAAGCAAGATTGTGGTGTGGTGACCAGTGGAACATGGTCACCTAGTTTAGAGCAAGCGGTTTTTTTGGCCTATGTAGAAAATCCTTCATTACAAGTCAGCACCGAAGTATTCGTTGACATTCGGGGAAAAATGAAGAAAGCAAAGTGTGTTTCGTTACCCTTTATTTAA
- the gcvPA gene encoding aminomethyl-transferring glycine dehydrogenase subunit GcvPA, with the protein MRYIPHTEQDIREMCERIGIKNPDELFAVIPANLKLAKPLHLPAPLPEAKLVSYLKKLSRTNETVDSFDSFLGAGAYHHYVPVVISALTSRGEFLTAYTPYQPELSQGTLQALFEFQTMIASLLGMEVANASQYDGASSLAEALLMALRVRKRKKIIISEGIHPEYLQVVKTYLGNMDVEWVKLPINEQGRVDRYQLEKLIDDHTAAVCVQSPNFFGVIEDQPALIEIAHRKLALYISCFTESLAFGLLQPAGLMGADIVCGEGMSLGNYLNLGGPHLGLFTTRQEFVRQMPGRLVGETVDTQGKRGFVLTLSTREQHIRRQKATSNICTNQGLCALAATIYLALLGPGGIKKVAEMNYQHAHYLYQGLTALSGVKPKFSGPVFNEFVLELNKPVSEFLDYCQRQEIFAGVDMAPLNNKLKNCFLVCATEMNTKEQIDQYIEVAKEFLG; encoded by the coding sequence ATGCGTTACATCCCCCATACTGAGCAAGACATCCGTGAGATGTGCGAGCGAATCGGCATTAAAAATCCCGACGAACTTTTTGCGGTGATCCCGGCTAACCTGAAATTAGCCAAGCCGCTTCATTTGCCGGCGCCGCTGCCCGAAGCCAAGCTGGTTAGCTATCTCAAAAAATTAAGCCGAACCAATGAAACCGTGGATAGTTTTGATTCTTTTCTAGGGGCAGGCGCCTATCATCACTATGTCCCTGTGGTTATCTCTGCTTTAACAAGTCGAGGAGAATTTTTAACCGCTTACACGCCTTATCAGCCCGAACTTTCCCAGGGAACCTTGCAGGCTTTATTTGAATTTCAAACCATGATTGCTTCGCTATTGGGCATGGAAGTTGCTAATGCCAGCCAATATGATGGGGCAAGCAGCTTGGCGGAGGCCTTGTTGATGGCCCTGCGGGTTCGTAAACGCAAAAAAATTATTATCAGCGAAGGCATTCATCCAGAATATTTGCAGGTTGTAAAAACCTACTTGGGCAACATGGATGTAGAGTGGGTGAAGTTACCTATTAATGAACAGGGAAGAGTCGATCGATATCAGCTGGAAAAATTAATTGATGATCACACAGCAGCCGTCTGTGTTCAAAGCCCCAATTTTTTTGGTGTGATTGAAGATCAACCGGCTTTGATTGAGATAGCTCATCGCAAGCTTGCCCTTTATATTTCTTGTTTTACCGAAAGCTTGGCCTTTGGGTTGTTGCAGCCGGCAGGTCTCATGGGGGCCGATATCGTTTGTGGAGAGGGGATGAGTTTGGGTAATTATTTAAATTTAGGTGGGCCGCATTTAGGTTTATTTACGACCAGGCAAGAATTTGTGCGACAAATGCCAGGGCGGCTGGTGGGTGAAACAGTAGACACGCAAGGTAAGCGGGGTTTTGTTTTGACCCTCTCAACGCGTGAACAACATATTCGTCGACAAAAGGCCACCAGCAATATTTGCACCAATCAGGGGTTATGCGCCCTAGCCGCCACTATTTATCTAGCTTTGCTGGGGCCAGGTGGAATTAAAAAAGTCGCTGAAATGAATTATCAGCATGCTCATTATCTTTATCAAGGGTTAACGGCTCTTTCTGGCGTAAAGCCTAAATTTTCTGGGCCGGTTTTTAATGAGTTTGTACTCGAGTTGAACAAACCGGTAAGTGAATTTTTAGATTATTGTCAGCGGCAAGAAATTTTTGCTGGAGTTGACATGGCACCTTTGAATAATAAGTTGAAAAATTGCTTTTTAGTGTGTGCAACTGAGATGAATACCAAAGAGCAGATAGATCAATATATTGAAGTAGCTAAAGAATTTTTGGGTTAA
- a CDS encoding SHOCT domain-containing protein translates to MKHFRRFLLKGFWVLVLLSFGLQVEAKVIYQQGNNAANYVKLIKMKEKVAEDRVSTHPATVSIEQMEAFLASLRYNKAMLFREEMKDRRIFNDEEVKKFAPYLVEALAEADPFEQVAFSVVTKRPYFIIRNDAVNQGLMWVHKNELHVKFTKLAARLTGDYKMRGSGDRIVQQARGVRVSLDTIQGQKLSFEDGSEIIIDMNADWPTILAQVQTQDDAEKKTKTSLKIFQKNKDKVAQVDTTNPVITSPSAGGSVEARLKTLKELKDKGLISPQDYELKKKEILKNL, encoded by the coding sequence ATGAAACATTTTAGAAGATTTTTATTAAAGGGTTTTTGGGTGCTTGTGTTGCTAAGCTTTGGCTTGCAAGTTGAAGCTAAAGTTATTTACCAACAGGGTAATAATGCGGCCAATTATGTGAAATTGATTAAAATGAAAGAAAAGGTGGCCGAAGATCGAGTATCGACGCATCCGGCAACGGTTAGCATTGAACAAATGGAGGCTTTTCTAGCCAGCCTTCGCTATAACAAGGCCATGTTGTTTCGTGAAGAAATGAAAGATAGGCGCATATTTAATGATGAAGAAGTTAAAAAGTTTGCGCCTTATTTGGTGGAGGCCCTGGCAGAAGCAGATCCTTTTGAGCAAGTTGCTTTTTCGGTTGTCACCAAACGGCCTTATTTTATCATCCGTAACGATGCCGTGAACCAAGGTTTGATGTGGGTTCATAAAAACGAGCTGCATGTTAAGTTTACCAAGTTGGCGGCAAGACTAACTGGGGATTATAAAATGCGTGGATCGGGTGACCGGATTGTACAGCAAGCTAGGGGCGTTCGGGTGTCACTCGATACCATTCAAGGGCAAAAGCTTTCTTTTGAAGATGGTTCTGAAATTATCATTGATATGAATGCAGATTGGCCAACTATTTTGGCACAAGTGCAGACCCAAGATGACGCTGAGAAGAAAACAAAAACGAGTCTCAAGATTTTTCAAAAGAACAAAGATAAGGTTGCACAAGTTGACACAACGAATCCTGTGATTACCAGCCCGAGCGCCGGTGGTTCGGTGGAGGCAAGGCTTAAAACTTTAAAAGAACTTAAAGATAAAGGTTTGATTTCTCCTCAAGATTACGAGTTGAAGAAGAAGGAAATATTGAAGAATTTATAA